One window of the Streptomyces sp. NBC_00259 genome contains the following:
- a CDS encoding S8 family serine peptidase, translating into MRRIRLWAVISMSVVMATGAMTPVSAQSPQGAEARTPAPQDPTRTVRLITGDLVTVSDAPNGKKTASVQRAPGRENVFFQVSEEDGALTVMPSDAAPLVRTERLDAGLFDVAGLIAQGYDAAHTDALPLIVSAPKGSARAAVERVDALAEFHDDDSAGPRRLPSIDAQALRVADEDLAAFWKRLAPAAKASMASAVAATPKIWLDHKVRPTLDRSTAQINAPAAWAAGHLGDGVKVAVLDTGADQTHPDLAGRVSEAKDFSGSGSTLDRFGHGTHVAATAAGSGAASDGLRKGVAPGADLLVGKVLGDDGYGSESQVVAGMEWAAAQGARVINMSLGADMQTDGTDPMSLAVNELSRSSGALFVVAAGNSGGRGEMTVGSPGAADAALTVGAVDRDDSLAGFSSRGPRFGDKAAKPDITAPGVGIVAARAAGTTMGAPVDEHYVAADGTSMATPHVAGAAALLAGQHPDWSAQQLKDALISTSRTVSGQVPTQQGGGRVDVKAAISAPVTATGTIAMGPFGRDASPVERAGVIRYTNHTDDEVSLSLRAALATNGGRALPAQGLTLGTGSGGTLRVAPGATAEVPVGVDPEKAGRGSYYGYVTATSSDGVSVHTTVSLVVRAPMHKVTIESHGPDGEPSGWNIVDVFGGDTDVQFVSWDPLVFEVEEGTYQFGGTLLHQSGGTSRLIHVVEPEVKVAGDRSVTLDARKAKQVRVRTPMPAERRNNATFQEYRKIDGAATARTTYYEDGGGSVDLYVNPTSKVTEGEFEFNTRWEMAAPDIRAEVRGADLDLDPYYVPRSAPFDPKGQRLSAVYAGTVENPDLRPGTVRGKLAVIRDDTASGEYELAEKAARAGAKGVMVVLPEGLVAWTRWQPADTRSAVPVIRVTAADGAELLSYMKRHKTVVDISGTVKSPYLYDVRAIWTHQIPQEVTYTVSDRNTARVKASYTDNSALDWSAEQRFSWRPYAKVTMETSRAVPTGLTRTEYVSSGDTEWMHHVDFITSPYADFAMRSGLHDAPRSFTAGENVKEEWYKAVVRPSIPRGWSSPSVRNGDVLSLAIPEYTDSMAGHWARKQAPGLSGGIGRAGTPGTMDEPTYPSGDTVTAVLHRDGKEVSRSNAAWGNFAVPAGKADYRLDLTTERLSDYWRAGTRTATSWTFRSDTTTADTLLPLLQVDYGVPADLWNTVGGGKRHDLDLTVRNQDGLAAPAGVTLKVEASFDDGRTWKARVGVKDRGHNRFTATVERPDGQRQGGYVTLRVTASDKAGNTVQQTVERAYLLGK; encoded by the coding sequence ATGAGACGCATCCGCCTGTGGGCGGTGATATCGATGTCGGTGGTGATGGCGACGGGTGCGATGACGCCCGTTTCCGCCCAGTCCCCGCAAGGGGCCGAGGCACGCACGCCGGCACCGCAGGACCCCACCAGGACCGTGCGGTTGATCACGGGTGACCTGGTCACCGTCAGCGACGCACCGAACGGGAAGAAGACGGCTTCGGTGCAGCGCGCACCGGGCCGCGAGAACGTCTTCTTCCAGGTCTCGGAAGAGGACGGCGCCCTGACCGTCATGCCGTCCGACGCCGCGCCGCTGGTCCGCACGGAGCGGCTGGACGCGGGGCTGTTCGACGTCGCGGGACTGATCGCCCAGGGGTACGACGCGGCACACACCGACGCCCTGCCTCTGATCGTGTCCGCGCCCAAGGGCTCGGCGCGTGCGGCGGTCGAACGGGTGGACGCGCTCGCCGAGTTCCACGACGACGACTCCGCAGGGCCGCGGCGACTGCCGAGCATCGACGCCCAGGCGCTGCGCGTCGCCGACGAGGACCTGGCCGCCTTCTGGAAGCGGCTCGCACCCGCGGCGAAGGCGTCCATGGCGAGCGCGGTGGCGGCGACCCCGAAGATCTGGCTGGACCACAAGGTGCGTCCCACGCTGGACCGCAGCACCGCGCAGATCAACGCGCCGGCCGCATGGGCGGCCGGTCACCTCGGCGACGGCGTCAAGGTCGCGGTCCTCGACACCGGCGCCGACCAGACGCACCCCGACCTCGCGGGCCGCGTGTCCGAGGCCAAGGACTTCTCCGGCAGCGGCTCGACCCTGGACCGCTTCGGTCACGGCACGCATGTCGCCGCCACCGCCGCCGGCAGCGGCGCCGCCTCGGACGGCCTGCGCAAGGGCGTCGCGCCCGGCGCCGACCTGCTGGTCGGCAAGGTCCTCGGGGACGACGGCTACGGCAGCGAGTCCCAGGTCGTCGCGGGCATGGAGTGGGCCGCGGCCCAGGGCGCCAGGGTCATCAACATGAGCCTGGGCGCGGACATGCAGACCGACGGCACCGACCCCATGAGCCTCGCGGTCAACGAGCTCTCCCGCAGCAGCGGCGCGCTCTTCGTCGTCGCCGCCGGCAACAGCGGCGGGCGGGGCGAGATGACGGTCGGGTCGCCCGGCGCCGCCGATGCCGCCCTCACCGTCGGCGCCGTCGACCGCGACGACTCGCTGGCCGGGTTCTCCAGCCGTGGCCCGCGCTTCGGCGACAAGGCGGCCAAGCCGGACATCACCGCTCCTGGCGTCGGCATCGTCGCCGCGCGCGCCGCCGGTACGACCATGGGCGCCCCGGTCGACGAGCACTACGTCGCGGCGGACGGTACGTCCATGGCCACGCCCCACGTGGCCGGTGCCGCGGCGCTGCTGGCCGGGCAGCACCCCGACTGGAGTGCGCAGCAGCTCAAGGATGCGCTGATCAGCACCTCCCGTACGGTGTCCGGCCAGGTGCCGACCCAGCAGGGCGGCGGCCGCGTCGACGTCAAGGCCGCCATCTCCGCCCCGGTCACGGCCACCGGCACGATCGCCATGGGCCCGTTCGGCAGGGACGCTTCTCCGGTGGAGCGGGCCGGCGTGATCCGCTACACGAACCACACCGACGACGAGGTCTCGCTGAGCCTGCGCGCCGCGCTGGCCACCAACGGCGGCAGGGCGCTCCCCGCGCAGGGACTGACGCTGGGCACGGGCTCGGGCGGTACGCTCCGGGTCGCCCCGGGCGCGACCGCTGAGGTCCCGGTCGGCGTGGACCCGGAGAAGGCGGGCCGCGGCTCCTACTACGGCTACGTCACCGCCACGTCCTCCGACGGGGTTTCGGTCCACACCACCGTCAGCCTGGTCGTCCGGGCCCCGATGCACAAGGTCACCATCGAGTCCCACGGCCCGGACGGTGAGCCCAGCGGCTGGAACATCGTGGATGTCTTCGGAGGAGACACGGACGTCCAGTTCGTCAGCTGGGACCCCCTGGTCTTCGAGGTCGAGGAGGGCACGTACCAGTTCGGCGGCACGCTGCTGCACCAGAGCGGTGGCACCTCGCGGCTCATCCACGTCGTGGAGCCCGAGGTGAAGGTCGCGGGGGACAGGAGCGTGACCCTGGACGCGCGCAAGGCCAAGCAGGTGCGCGTGCGCACGCCCATGCCCGCCGAGCGGCGCAACAACGCGACGTTCCAGGAGTACCGGAAGATCGACGGGGCGGCGACGGCCCGGACCACCTACTACGAGGACGGCGGCGGGTCGGTGGACCTGTACGTCAATCCCACGTCCAAGGTCACCGAGGGCGAGTTCGAGTTCAACACGCGCTGGGAGATGGCGGCTCCCGACATCAGGGCCGAGGTCCGCGGCGCGGACCTCGACCTGGACCCGTACTACGTACCGCGGTCCGCCCCGTTCGACCCGAAGGGTCAGCGGCTCTCCGCCGTGTACGCGGGGACCGTGGAGAACCCGGACCTGCGGCCCGGCACCGTGCGGGGCAAGCTCGCCGTGATCCGCGACGACACCGCCTCGGGCGAGTACGAGCTCGCGGAGAAGGCCGCGCGGGCGGGCGCCAAGGGCGTGATGGTCGTCCTTCCCGAAGGGCTGGTGGCCTGGACCCGCTGGCAGCCGGCGGACACGCGTTCCGCCGTTCCCGTGATCCGGGTGACCGCGGCCGACGGCGCGGAGCTGCTGTCGTACATGAAGAGGCACAAGACCGTCGTCGACATCTCCGGCACGGTCAAGAGCCCGTACCTGTACGACGTCAGGGCGATCTGGACGCACCAGATCCCGCAGGAAGTGACGTACACCGTCTCGGACCGCAACACCGCGCGGGTGAAGGCGTCCTACACGGACAACAGCGCGCTGGACTGGAGCGCCGAGCAGCGCTTCAGCTGGCGCCCCTACGCGAAGGTCACCATGGAGACCTCGCGCGCGGTGCCGACCGGTCTGACGCGCACCGAGTACGTCAGCTCCGGGGACACGGAGTGGATGCACCACGTCGACTTCATCACCAGCCCGTACGCGGACTTCGCCATGCGGTCGGGCCTGCACGACGCCCCCCGAAGCTTCACGGCGGGTGAGAACGTCAAGGAGGAGTGGTACAAGGCCGTGGTGCGGCCGTCCATCCCGCGCGGCTGGAGCAGTCCCTCCGTCCGCAACGGTGACGTCCTCAGCCTCGCGATCCCCGAGTACACCGACTCGATGGCCGGCCACTGGGCCCGCAAGCAGGCCCCCGGACTGTCGGGAGGCATCGGGAGGGCCGGTACGCCCGGGACGATGGACGAGCCGACCTACCCGAGCGGTGACACCGTGACGGCCGTCCTCCACCGCGACGGCAAGGAGGTGAGCAGGTCCAACGCCGCCTGGGGGAACTTCGCGGTCCCCGCAGGCAAGGCCGACTACCGGCTGGACCTGACGACGGAGCGCCTCTCCGACTACTGGCGGGCCGGTACGCGGACCGCCACCTCGTGGACGTTCCGTTCGGACACCACGACCGCGGACACCCTGCTCCCCCTCCTCCAGGTCGACTACGGCGTCCCGGCCGACCTGTGGAACACGGTCGGTGGAGGGAAGCGGCACGACCTCGACCTGACGGTCAGGAACCAGGACGGGCTCGCCGCCCCCGCCGGGGTCACGCTCAAGGTCGAGGCCTCGTTCGACGACGGCAGGACGTGGAAGGCGCGGGTCGGTGTCAAGGACCGCGGCCACAACCGGTTCACCGCCACCGTCGAGCGGCCGGACGGACAGCGGCAGGGCGGGTACGTGACCCTGCGGGTCACGGCCTCCGACAAGGCGGGCAACACGGTCCAGCAGACCGTGGAGCGGGCCTACCTGCTCGGCAAGTGA